GAGCGTATTTAAATTTACAGGACACCATGGGCCTAGGTGTTGGGCTAAATCAGTTAGGCTATGTTGGACAGCCTGGTGACTATATGTTAAGAATATATTCACTTCTATCAATATATTTAAATTTTAATGATGGTGGTACTACGGCATCAAAATTCATATCTGAATTTGGGCTGTTTGCGGTTATTTTAATTTTAATTTTTTTAAGAAATGTAATCAAGTATGTTATAAGGTTGAGAAATAAGAATAATTTATTTTCTTCATTTGAACTTTTTTTTTACTCTATCTATATTATGATGATGATTGAACTATTTGTTAGAGGAATTGGATATTTTACTGGGACAATATTTCTGCTTTTAAGTGGAATTTTTTATTTTCAAAATCAAAGAAGTACTAAAAATGCATGTATTAATTAATGCTATTGGTATTACAGATTCAGGTGGTATAACAGTACTTGAAAATGTTTTAATTGAATGCAGTAATGATGAAGCAAATAGCTTTTATATTATATGCAATGATAATATAAATATAAATAGATTTTATATAAAATATTCTGGTGTAAAAAACTTTGAATTTAAAATTATAAAAAATAGAAGTTTTTTATATAGGTTGTATTATGAAAATATAGTATTTAATATGATTATTCAAAATAACAATATAGACTTAGTTTATAATTTTTCTGGAACTGCACAGTTTTTCTTGAAAACACATCAGATTACAAAGGTGCATAACTTACTTTTTTACTCTAAAAAAATAGGTAAAGTATATTTTGAAAAAAAAGAATATTTAAAATGGTTTAAGCAAATATTGCTAAAAAGGTTTGTTTTTCATAATATGTTAAAACGAACAAAATATATAGAAGTTCAATCTTCTCATGTAAAAGAGTGTATATCTGATTTTTTAGATATTGGCAATAAAATGTTTTACATAAAGAGTGATATTGATGTGTCGAATGATTTGTTTTCTAAACCAAAAGAATATGATTTTAGAAAAAAGATAAAATTTCTTTATATTGTGGGACCTCATTTTGAATATATTCATAAAAATTTTATAGATTTTACAGATACAATGATTGAATTTTATAAATTAAATATAGATTTTGAAATAAATATTACTTTAACAAAAGAACAGTTAGATAATTCTTTTTTATGGGATAGCTCTTTGAGCCTAAAAACAAACTTTTTAGGATATATAAATAAAGAAGAAGTAAATAATTTGTTTGTAGATAACACTATTTTAATTTCTACTTCTATAATTGAGACTCTTGGACTGCATGTAGTAGAAGCTGTTCAAAATGGAATCTTAGTAATAGCTCCAAATGAAATATATAGTAAAATGGTTTATGGAGACGACTTTCTTACTTATGAATTATTTAATAAAGAGTCATTGTTAAGAGCAATAAAAGGTATTACTTTACAATGTAATAATAGTATTAAAGATATAATATTGAATAATCAACGATATTTAATTGAAAATGAAAATAAAAAATGTAAATCAATAATAGAAATATTTGATGAAGTGATAAAGGATATAAATGTTTAAAGATAAAGTGTTACTAATTACAGGAGGGACTGGTTCATTTGGTAATGCCGTCCTTCGTAATTTTTTAGATACTGATATAAAAGAGATAAGAATTTTTTCCCGTGATGAATTAAAACAAGATGATATGCGTAAGAGATACAACAATGATAAACTTAAGTTTTATATTGGTGATGTTAGAGATGTTAACTCTTTGGAAGATGCTTTTAAAGGTGTTGACTTTATTTTTCATGCAGCTGCTTTAAAGCAGGTGCCTTCTTGTGAATTTTACCCTATGCAAGCAGTTCAGACAAATGTTATCGGCACAGAAAATGTTTTAAATGTTTCTATTAAATCTGGTGTCAGCAAAGTAATTGTACTCAGTACCGATAAAGCAGTTTATCCAATTAATGCTATGGGCATCAGTAAAGCCATGATGGAAAAAGTAGCAGTTGCTAAGTCTAGAAATCTTGGCACAGAGACAACAATTTGCTGTACTAGATATGGAAATGTTATGGCTAGTCGCGGTTCTGTTATACCTCTTTTTATAGAACAGATTAAAAAAAATGAAGAGATAACTATAACAGATCCAAATATGACAAGATTTATGATGAGTTTGGATGATGCTGTTGACTTAGTTATGTTCGCTTTTAAAAATGGAAAAAATGGAGATATCTTTGTACAAAAATCACCTGCTGCAACAATAGAGCTTTTAGCCAATACGTTAAAAAATATATTAAACAAAAGTGAGCATGTGGTAAAGGTTATCGGCACAAGACATGGCGAAAAATTATATGAAACTCTTTTGACGAGAGAAGAGATGGTCCATGCTGTTGACATGGATAAATATTACAGAATACCTGCAGATAATAGGGATTTAAACTATAACAAGTATTTTGAAGAAGGTGAAGTTATAACGGAAGCTTCAGACTATCATTCGCACAATACTCACAGGTTAGATGAAGTTGAACTTAGAAAAATGCTTCTTTCGCTAAGAGAGATCAAGAGTGATTTAAAAGAGCTTGGAGTTATTTCATGAAAAAAGTAATGACTATAGTTGGTACTCGCCCGGAGATTATTAAGTTAAGCAGAGTTATTTCAGAACTTGAAAAATATACAGATCATATATTAGTGCATACAGGACAAAATTACGATTATGAGCTGAATGAAGTGTTTTTTAATGAGATGGGTATAAAAAAACCAGACTATTTTTTAAATGCCGCCGCAGATAATGCTGCTGAGACTATTGCTAATGTCATTAGTAAATCAGACAAATTACTTGAAGAAGTTAAGCCAGATGCTGTTTTGCTTTATGGTGATACAAATAGTTGTCTTTCTGTGATTTCAGCTAAAAGAAGAAAAATACCTATTTTTCACATGGAAGCTGGAAACAGATGCTTTGATCAGAGAGTTCCAGAAGAGATAAATAGAAAAATAGTTGACCAGCTTAGCGATATAAACATGACTTTAACAGAACATGCAAGAGGATATCTGATTTCAGAGGGAATAAGACCAGAAACTATTATTAAAACTGGTTCATCGATGCTTGAGGTTTTGGAGTATTATAAAAAAGATATAGAAAGTTCAAAAGTATTAGAAAATTTAAACTTGCAAAAGAAAGATTTTTTTATAGTTAGTGCTCATAGAGAAGAAAATGTAGATAGTGAACAAAACTTCAGTGATTTGTTAGACTCTTTAAATATTATGGCAACTACCTACAACAAGAGAATTATAGTTTCTACACACCCTAGAACTAGAAAAAAACTAGAATCTATTGAAACAAAAGATTTTAATCCATTGATAGAATTTATGAAACCGCTTGGTTTTTTCGACTATATTGCATTGCAGATGAATTCATTTTGTGCAATATCTGACAGCGGAACAATTACAGAAGAATCTTCTATATTGGGATTTCCAGCTATTACAATAAGACAAGCCCATGAAAGACCAGAAGGTATGGATGAGGGTACATTAATAATGTCCGGGTTGAAAAGTGATGATATTATTAATGCAATTAACATAGTTACTGAGCAGTTAAAAGAGGTGCCTATGCATATTGTTAAAGACTACGATACTAGTAACGTCTCAAAAAAAGTAGTAAGAATTATTATTAGTTATATAGATTACATAAATAGAACAGTTTGGAAAAAGTATTAGAATGAAAAAAAAAGTTTTAATCTTAGGCTCAACTGGAATGCTAGGACATCAGGTTGTAAATTATTTTTTACAATTTGAAGAGTATGATGTTGTTGATATTGCATTTAGAAATAAATTTAGAGAAGAAACAATTGTTTTAGATGTAACCAACCAAAATATGCTTAGCAAGATTATTGTTGATATTAATTCAGACTTTATTATTAACTGCATAGGTGTTCTAATTGGAGGTTCAAATGAAAGTATTTCAAATGCTATCTATATAAATTCATTTCTGCCTCATAAATTAAAGGATATTGCTAAAACAATAGAAGCTAAATTAATACATATATCTACAGATTGTGTGTTTTCAGGTAAAAAAGGTGGGTATATTGAAAAAGATGAAAGAGATGGACAAGATACTTATGCAAAAACCAAGGCATTAGGTGAAGTTATAGACAATACTAATGCTACTCTGAGAACATCTATTATTGGACCTGAATTAAAAACGAATGGAGAAGGTTTATTTCATTGGTTTATGAATCAGTCCGGCTCAATAAATGGCTTTAACAAGGCTATTTGGTCTGGGGTTACAACACTAGAGCTAGCGCGTGTAGTTAAATGGGCTGTTGAAAATGATATAACAGGTCTTTATCATGTGACAAATAATAAGTCAATAAATAAAAACGAGTTGCTTAATTTATTTAAAAAATATACAAAAAAAGATATTGATATTATTGCAGTTGACGGCAAGAAAGTTGATAAAAGTTTTATAGACACAAGAAAAGAGATTGACTATGCTATCCCAAGCTATGACGAGATGGTAAAAGATATGGTCAATTTAATAAACAACAATAAATTGTATTCTCAATATGTAGCAGGTTAATATAAATTGAAAAAAAAAATATTGATAGTTACTGAGTACTTTTATCCAGAAGAGTTTAAAATTAATGAAATTGCTGTCGCTTGGAAAGAAAAAGGTTATGACGTAGATGTACTTACGCAGAATCCAACATATCCTTTTGGTGAAATTTACAAAGAGTATGAAAATAAGTGGTATAGCAAGGATAGCTATAATGGTATAAATATTTACAGGGTAAAAGCAGTTACTGGATATAAGAGTAGCTTGTTTAAAAAGCTTTTAAAATATTTCACTTTTATGATTTTAGGAAGTATAGTTAGTCTTAAAATCGGTAAAAAATATGACTACGTTTTTGGCTTTGATATTGCTGCTTTAACTTGTATGGTTCCAGCTGTGATTCTTAAAAAAACTTATAAAAAAAATGTGACATTATGGGTGCAAGATGTTTGGCCTGATAGTGTATATGCCTATGGGTTTAAAAAAACAAAACTTTTAGAGTTTATATTAAATGGATTTGTGAAATTTGTTTATAGAAATAGTTCAAATTTTGCAATTTCTGCTAAAGGTTTTGAGAATAAGATTAAGCTATATCTGGATGATAGTAAAGAGATTCGATATTTGCCAAATTGGGCTGATGAATTTAATGAGGAGTTGGAGCCTTTTATATTTAGTGATGAAAAAAAAGTTCACTTTACTTTTGCTGGAAATGTAGGAAAAGTGCAAAACCTTGACAACATATTACTAGCTTATGGCAATTTAGTAGATGATTTGATAGAGAAATCTCAGATAAATATAATAGGAGATGGCTCTCATTTAGAAAGCTTAAAGAAACTAGTTAAAGATAAAGGTTTAAAAAATATTGTTTTCTGGGGAAGAAAACCAAGAGAAGAGATGTATAAATACTTTAAAGCAAGTGATTTTTTAATAGTGTCCTTGATAGATAAACCAATATTTTCACTAACGGTTCCCGCTAAAACTCAAACATATATAGCTGCAAATAAACCATTGTTTGGAGTGATAAAAGGTGAAGCATCAGATATTATAAAAGATAACAACTTGGGATTTTGTGCAGAACCTGAAAATATACAAGAGATTCAAAATACTTTTGAAAAAGCGATATATGCGAGTCCGCAAGAAATAGAAGAATTTACCAGAAATGGCGAAAAATTGACAAATACAATTTTTGACAAGGAAAAGATAATTTCTTCATTATTAAATTTATTAATTGGGAAAGAGAAATGAAATTATTGCTAACAGGTTCAAATGGTTTTATAGGAAACTACTTTATAAGTAAATACGCTGCAAAATATGAAATAACAAAATTCTCATTTTTAAATGATGATTTTAAAGCTTTACATGTAGAAGATGTAGATGTTGTGATTCATCTATCTGCTCTTGTTCATCAGATGGGTGGAGCCAGCAAAGAAGAGTATGAAAAAGTAAATGTGACTCAGACTTTGGAGTTAGCTAAAAAAGCCAAAGAGAGTGGAGTTAAACATTTTGTATTTATGAGTACAGTTAAGGTGTATGGGGAAGAGACAGATGTAGCTTATAACGAAAATAGTGTGTGTAATCCAGAAGATGAGTATGGAAAGAGTAAGTTAAAAGCAGAGCAAGAGTTACAAAAGCTAGAAGATGATAATTTTAAAGTTTCGATTATAAGAACTCCTATCGTTTATGGGTATGGCGTTAAAGCAAATATTAAAAATCTTGTTAGTTTAGTACAGAAAGTTCCTGTTTTGCCGTTTGGTGGGATAGACAATAAGCGAAGTATGGTTTATATAGGAAATCTTTGTCATTTGATAGATTCAGTAGTTAGATTCCAAATCAAGTTTGGAATGACGGATGTGGATGGAATGACGGATGTGAGTGGAATGACTTGTTCTGGTGTATTTTTAGCATCTGATGATAAGGCTATCTCTACTACAAAGCTGATAGAGCTTATTGCAAAAGAGTTAAATAAAAAAGTGTATTTACTAAAAATTCCATTATTTGAAACATTTCTGAAAGTTGTTAAGCCATCTTTTCATAAAAGACTTTATGGGAGCTTAGGAATAGATAACAGACTTACGAAAGATATGTTAGATTTTAAAAATCTATATACAGTCGAAGATGGGATAAAGCATATGATACATGGTGAATGTTAAATTTTAATTTATAAAAGATGCTAAATATGGTACAATATTAAATACTAAAAAAGGATTTGAGAATGCAACCAATATTAGCAAACTATACAGCGAGCATAACAGAACTTAAAAAGTCTCCAACACAGTTACTAAAAGACGCGGGAAATGAAGCTGTAGCAATACTCAATCACAATGTGGCAAGTGCGTATTTGGTGCCAAGTGAGCTTTATGAAAAAATGATGGATATAATAGATGATTATTATTTGGCAAAAGAGGTTGAAGATAGATTGAGTTACAAAGAAGAAGATTTGATTGAAGTTAATATTAATGACCTATAAATTAAAATTTATCAAAGAATCAAATAAAGAATGGAACAAATTAACATCTACTATCAAAGAACAATTTCAAAAAAAGTTAAAAGAGCGATTGGAAAATCCAAAAGTTCCAAAAGATAAACTAAATGGCTATGAAAACATCTATAAAATAAAGCTTAGGAGTGTTGGGTATAGGCTGGCTTATGAAGTTAAAGATGATGAAATAGTAGTTTTAGTTTTAAGTGTAGGAAAAAGAGAAAACAATGCTATTTATTATAATTTGAAAGATAGAGTAGAATGATTTATTTTATACTTTTGTTAAGCTCATTTTTACTTACTTATTTTATAAAAAACTATGCCATAAAAAAATCATTTGTTGCAGAGGTGAACGATAGAAGTTCTCACACTGTACCAACTCCTCATGGCGGTGGTATAGCTATTGCAGTTACTTGGTTTATTGGTATATCGTATATGTATTATATAAACGATATAAATAGCTCTTTGTATTTTGCTTTAATGGTTGGTGTGGTTATATCAGTTGTTAGTTACCTTGATGATTTATATGAACTTAGTGCAAAGGTTAGATTAGTTGCACAAACTTTAGTTGCTCTTTTAGGGCTATACTTTTTAGGCGGACTTGGAAGTTTTGAGCTAGGTTTATTTTCAATAGATAATCAGTTATTTACAAATGTTTTTGCATTTTTTATGATAATCTGGTTTATAAATCTTTATAACTTTTTAGATGGCATAGATGGGTATGCCGGCGGTGAAGCTGTTTTTCTTGGAATTGCCGGATTTTTACTTTTTGGTGGTAGCCACTTTTTGGTTTTGATTGTAGCGGTTTTAGGATTTTTAGTTTGGAACTGGCATAAGGCAAAGATTTTTATGGGTGATGTTGGAAGTACGCTTTTGGGTTACAATATTGCTGTCTTTACCATCTATTATGCAAATCAGGAAAGTTCTAATTTGTGGGTTTGGATAGTGCTTTTTGGAGTGTTTTGGTTTGATGCGACTTTGACGCTGTTTAGAAGATATAAAAACGGTGAGCAGTTAAGCCAAGCGCATAGAAAACATGCATACCAAAGATTAACACAAAGCGGATGGGTTCATGACAGAGTTACTATTTTTTCAGTTTTAGTAAATATTGTATTGTTTTGTACTGTTTATTTTATCTCAAACATATTTGTTTCATTTGTCTTCTCATTGATTATTCTTTACATTGTTATGCGGTTTGTTGATAGCAAAAAAGCTTTTGAATAAGTATGTAGTTATATGTATGCTATAATACATATAATTAGATTGTGGGGTGGATATTATGACAATAAGAAAAAATTTTTTACTTGATGATGAGATAGTAGAACATTTAAAAGAAATAGCGAGCAGAGAAAATATTACTCAGACACAAGTTGTTAAAGATTTGATAGAGGGGAGATATCAAGAGATTTCTATTGAGGAAAAATTGGAAGCACTTAATGCTTTTGCTGGAAGTGGTACAGGCCTTTATGGAGATTTGACAATCCAAGAGATTAAAGCGAATATGGATGTATAAAAAAGTTTTTATAGATGCTAATATCTTTATTGATATTAATGACAGGAACAGAAAAAGATATCAGGAAAGCTTGGATATATTGAAGTATTTGACACAAAATGGGATTGGGATATATACTAGCTGTGATTTAATAACAACTATTTACTATATCTTGGCAAAGGAAGATAAAGCAAATGCCTTGAGTGGGATTGAAAGAATAAATAAAATTTGTAAAGTCATAGAGTTTTCAAATAAAGAGATATCACTGACATGTCAATTGATGAATAAGGATAAAAACTATAAAGATTTAGAGGATACTCTTCAGTATATACTGGCTAAAAAATCAAAATGTGAGCTTATTATATCAAATGATAAAAATTTTTACTCATCTGAAGTAGAGCTACTAAATACTGAGGAGTTTTGCGCAAAATACTTTTAAAAATTAAATTTGTTAAATTTTAATTTTTATAATATACTTCAACAAATTAAAACCAATGTGAAAAGCAGGTAAATAGTTATGAGATTATCAAAAGAAGAGATAACGTTATTGAAAAATAAACTTTATGAAATATCTAGCGATGCAAGGTTGTATCTATTTGGGAGTAGAGTAGACGATACAAAGCGGGGTGGAGATATAGATTTGCTAATTTTATCTGATAAGTTAAGAAAAAAAGATTTACGAAAATTGAGACTTTCATTTTTTGAAAAGTTTGGTGAGCAGAAGATGGATATAATTATTGATGATGGGACATTTAAAAACCAATTTACTAAGCTTATATTTCAAAAGGCGGTATTGTTATGATGAAAGATAAGTTAATACTGGATAAATCATTACTAAAAAAACAACTTGCATGGATTGAGATATCATATAAAGAGTGCCATTTAATAGGAAATAAAAAAAACTACTCTGTTGAGGAGTTTGGTAAATTTGAAACTTTATGTAGCAGATACAGCAGAGGAGTTGATTTTTTAATAAGAAAAATATTTAGAACTTTGGATGAGTATGAGTTTGAAAATCAAGGTACATTGGTAGATGTTGTAAATAATGCTCATAAAAGAGGTTTATTTGAGGATATAGAAGAACTTAGAATTATGAAAGATATTAGAAATACTATAGTTCATGAATATATTGAAGATAATTTAGTAGAAGTATTTGAAGAAGTTTTAGACTACACAGCCAAACTTATTGAAATAATAAATACTACACTGAATTATATGGACAAAATATGAAGATAGGTAAATACAATTGATAAATATAGATAAACGAATATTAAATTTTTTGGTAATTATAATTTTTACCTTTGGCACATTTTGGTGGACTTTTTTTATATTTCACATACCATTTAACTTTAACCTTGTGCTTAGTGTTGTGGTTGTTCGTATGGTTGCATCAGCATTTATTTTTAATGACTACTCACTCTCGTGGTCAAAGGCTTCTCAAAAAACATTTATTATAAAAAGTTTTGTGTATATCTCTGCATTTTTTGTCTATTTCCCTATTTTTTATGGTGAGGTTAGATTTTCATTTTTAGCTTCTGAGCTTTTTTTATATCTCTTTGCAATAAACTTTACTATGTATTTTTACTACTACCTAATTAACAGGAGCCAGATTGCAAAAACAAAATCAGTTGTTATCTATGGTGCTGGAAGAGCTGGCATAAAGCTAGAATCAGAATTTATAAATACTGCATATAAAGTTAAATATTTTGTTGATGATGATAAAATAATTCAAAACCGCTCAATTGATGCGATTAGAGTGATATCAAAACAAAAACTAAAAGAGAAGATTGGCGATGATAAATTTGACTTATTAGTTATTGCAATACCATCGGCATCACAAAATAGGATAAAACAGATTTACGATAATCTATCTAAATACTTTAAAACTATACAGATTTTGCCATCAATGGATGAGATTTTAGACACTAAAGATTTTGCTATGCAGCTAAAAAATGTATCGGTAGAAGATTTACTCGCACGCCACCCTCAGGATTTGGACAAAAGTAAAATATCGTCTTTTATAAAAGGTAAAACCGTTCTTGTAACCGGTGCCGGCGGAAGTATTGGGAGTGAGATATGCAGACAGTGTCAAAAGTTTGGAGCCAAAAAGTTAATACTGCTAGATCATAGTGAATATAACCTCTATGCTATAGAGCAGGAGTTGCAAAAAATTGAAACTATCCCTGTAATGCAAAGTGTTGTTAATAAAGAATTTTTAGATGAAACATTTAAGACTTATAAACCAGAGATAGTTATACATGCAGCTGCCTATAAGCATGTCCCTTTGGTTGAGGCAAACATATACGAAGGAATCTTAAATAATGTTGTTGGAACTAAAAACGTTATAGATGTATCTATAAAATATGGTGTGCAAAAATTTGTGATGATTTCTACAGACAAGGCAGTACGTCCAACTAATGTCATGGGGACAACAAAGCGTATATGTGAGCTTTATGCCCAAAACGTAGTTTCTTTAGAAAATTCAAATGGCAACGGCACAGATATTGTTGCAGTTAGATTTGGTAATGTACTTGGAAGCAGCGGCAGTGTTATACCAAAGTTTAAATCTCAAATAGAAAATGGACAAAACATAACGGTAACACATCCTGATATAACAAGATACTTCATGCTTATTCCAGAGGCATGTGAGTTGGTTCTTCAAGCTGGTGCTATTGGAACGGGTGGAGAGATCTTTATACTTGATATGGGAGAGCCTATAAAGATAGTTGATTTGGCTAAAAAAATGATAGAGCTAAGTGGACGAGAAGGGATCGAAATTGAATTCTCAGGGCTTCGTCCAGGTGAAAAACTCTATGAGGAGTTACTTATAGACGATACTGACTGTAAAACTGATTATGAGTCTATCACTGTTGCAAAACCGACACTTTACGATATAGATAAGTTAAACAGAGATATTGAAGAGTTGCTTACATGTAAAGATAAATTAGCAAAACTAAAGGAAATTGTTCCCGAGTTTAATCATCAAAAGAATGCATAATTTTTATTTGGTATAGATAATATTTAAGCTACAATAATACTATTAATTATAAAAGAGCTAATATGTTAGATATAAACTTATCATCACCTATTTCTATAATGAATGAACTAAAACAAAAATTTAAGGACAAAAGACTGTTTTTAAATCTTACACAAGAGGGATTGGCCACTAGAAGTGCGGTTAGTCTTGGTAGTTTAAAAAGATTTGAAAGTAGTGGTCAAATCTCACTAGAGTCTTTACTGAAATTAGCTTTAGTTTTAGAGTGTTTGGATGATTTCCAACAAATTGCACTACAAAAAAAGCAAACAATTAACTCTATAGATGATTTATATAAAGAAAAAAAACAAAAGCTTCCCAAAAAAGGCAGAATCAAATGAATATAAAAACTATAGATATTTTTTTAAATCAATTTGATAAGAAGCTAAATGTTGGAAGATTAGCATATAAAGATAAAACTATATATTTTGAGTATAGTAAAGATTTTTTAGATACTGGACTTGAAATATCTCCATATAAACTACCGCTAAAAAATGGTGTATTTGTTTGTGAGGATAAAATTTTTGAAGGACTTTATGGAGTATTTGGAGATAGTTTACCAGATGGTTGGGGTAGACTTCTTTTAGATAGATATTTTTTAAAGCAAGGTTTTAGGTACAACGATATCACACCGCTTGATAGATTAAGCAATATAGGAAAATATGGCACAGGGGCACTGAGTTACGAGCCTGTAATTGAGAACATTGTACTGCAGAGAGAAAATATAAGCTTAGATAGATTGGCACAAAGTTCACAAGAGATTTTGCAAGGTAGTAGCGAAGATATGTTAGAAGAATTATTGCTACTGGGAGGATCATCAGCGGGGGCTAGGCCAAAAGCTATGATACAGTTAAATGATGAAGATAAAATCATACATGGTTCCCAAAGTCTGCATTGTGGTTTTGCTCACTGGATGGTAAAATTTGCTTCAAGTAGTGATAGTGCGGATATTGGCAGTATTGAGTATGCATATAGCCTTATGGCTAGGGATGCCAAAATAGATATGAGTAATACAAAACTATTACGCGGCACAAAAAATAGTTATTTTGCAATAAAAAGATTTGATAGGATTGGTGACAACAGGGTTCATCTTCATTCTGTATCTGGTTTGACTCATAGTGATTTTAGGTTTCCAACACTTGACTATGATGATTTACTTACTTTGACTTTACATTTGACAAAAGATATTAATGAGCAGATAAAAATGTTCAGGTTAGCTTGCTTTAACTTATTTGCTCACAATCGTGATGACCATGCAAAAAATTTCTCATTTTTAATGGATAGTGATGGTAGATGGAGATTAAGCCCCGCTTACGATTTAACTTTTTCGTATGGTCCAGGTGGTGAACATAGCACAACTTATCTAGGTGAGGGAAAAAATCCTACAAGTGAGTATCTGCTAAAGCTGGCTAAAAAACATAATATAAAAAATGCAAAAGAGATAGTTGATGAGATAAAATCAGTTGTAAATAATTTTACTATATATGCCAATATAGCTGGAGTTTCTAAACACTCAATAAAAATGATTTGTCAGGCCATTATAGTTATCTAAACTTAAAGAGCTAGTACCCGAGTTTAATCATCAGGCAAATATTTAAAAATAAAATATGAC
The sequence above is drawn from the Candidatus Sulfurimonas baltica genome and encodes:
- a CDS encoding glycosyltransferase, with the translated sequence MHVLINAIGITDSGGITVLENVLIECSNDEANSFYIICNDNININRFYIKYSGVKNFEFKIIKNRSFLYRLYYENIVFNMIIQNNNIDLVYNFSGTAQFFLKTHQITKVHNLLFYSKKIGKVYFEKKEYLKWFKQILLKRFVFHNMLKRTKYIEVQSSHVKECISDFLDIGNKMFYIKSDIDVSNDLFSKPKEYDFRKKIKFLYIVGPHFEYIHKNFIDFTDTMIEFYKLNIDFEINITLTKEQLDNSFLWDSSLSLKTNFLGYINKEEVNNLFVDNTILISTSIIETLGLHVVEAVQNGILVIAPNEIYSKMVYGDDFLTYELFNKESLLRAIKGITLQCNNSIKDIILNNQRYLIENENKKCKSIIEIFDEVIKDINV
- a CDS encoding polysaccharide biosynthesis protein, translated to MFKDKVLLITGGTGSFGNAVLRNFLDTDIKEIRIFSRDELKQDDMRKRYNNDKLKFYIGDVRDVNSLEDAFKGVDFIFHAAALKQVPSCEFYPMQAVQTNVIGTENVLNVSIKSGVSKVIVLSTDKAVYPINAMGISKAMMEKVAVAKSRNLGTETTICCTRYGNVMASRGSVIPLFIEQIKKNEEITITDPNMTRFMMSLDDAVDLVMFAFKNGKNGDIFVQKSPAATIELLANTLKNILNKSEHVVKVIGTRHGEKLYETLLTREEMVHAVDMDKYYRIPADNRDLNYNKYFEEGEVITEASDYHSHNTHRLDEVELRKMLLSLREIKSDLKELGVIS
- the wecB gene encoding non-hydrolyzing UDP-N-acetylglucosamine 2-epimerase, whose amino-acid sequence is MKKVMTIVGTRPEIIKLSRVISELEKYTDHILVHTGQNYDYELNEVFFNEMGIKKPDYFLNAAADNAAETIANVISKSDKLLEEVKPDAVLLYGDTNSCLSVISAKRRKIPIFHMEAGNRCFDQRVPEEINRKIVDQLSDINMTLTEHARGYLISEGIRPETIIKTGSSMLEVLEYYKKDIESSKVLENLNLQKKDFFIVSAHREENVDSEQNFSDLLDSLNIMATTYNKRIIVSTHPRTRKKLESIETKDFNPLIEFMKPLGFFDYIALQMNSFCAISDSGTITEESSILGFPAITIRQAHERPEGMDEGTLIMSGLKSDDIINAINIVTEQLKEVPMHIVKDYDTSNVSKKVVRIIISYIDYINRTVWKKY
- a CDS encoding dTDP-4-dehydrorhamnose reductase family protein, coding for MKKKVLILGSTGMLGHQVVNYFLQFEEYDVVDIAFRNKFREETIVLDVTNQNMLSKIIVDINSDFIINCIGVLIGGSNESISNAIYINSFLPHKLKDIAKTIEAKLIHISTDCVFSGKKGGYIEKDERDGQDTYAKTKALGEVIDNTNATLRTSIIGPELKTNGEGLFHWFMNQSGSINGFNKAIWSGVTTLELARVVKWAVENDITGLYHVTNNKSINKNELLNLFKKYTKKDIDIIAVDGKKVDKSFIDTRKEIDYAIPSYDEMVKDMVNLINNNKLYSQYVAG
- a CDS encoding glycosyltransferase family 4 protein → MKKKILIVTEYFYPEEFKINEIAVAWKEKGYDVDVLTQNPTYPFGEIYKEYENKWYSKDSYNGINIYRVKAVTGYKSSLFKKLLKYFTFMILGSIVSLKIGKKYDYVFGFDIAALTCMVPAVILKKTYKKNVTLWVQDVWPDSVYAYGFKKTKLLEFILNGFVKFVYRNSSNFAISAKGFENKIKLYLDDSKEIRYLPNWADEFNEELEPFIFSDEKKVHFTFAGNVGKVQNLDNILLAYGNLVDDLIEKSQINIIGDGSHLESLKKLVKDKGLKNIVFWGRKPREEMYKYFKASDFLIVSLIDKPIFSLTVPAKTQTYIAANKPLFGVIKGEASDIIKDNNLGFCAEPENIQEIQNTFEKAIYASPQEIEEFTRNGEKLTNTIFDKEKIISSLLNLLIGKEK
- a CDS encoding NAD-dependent epimerase/dehydratase family protein, with protein sequence MKLLLTGSNGFIGNYFISKYAAKYEITKFSFLNDDFKALHVEDVDVVIHLSALVHQMGGASKEEYEKVNVTQTLELAKKAKESGVKHFVFMSTVKVYGEETDVAYNENSVCNPEDEYGKSKLKAEQELQKLEDDNFKVSIIRTPIVYGYGVKANIKNLVSLVQKVPVLPFGGIDNKRSMVYIGNLCHLIDSVVRFQIKFGMTDVDGMTDVSGMTCSGVFLASDDKAISTTKLIELIAKELNKKVYLLKIPLFETFLKVVKPSFHKRLYGSLGIDNRLTKDMLDFKNLYTVEDGIKHMIHGEC
- a CDS encoding type II toxin-antitoxin system Phd/YefM family antitoxin, encoding MQPILANYTASITELKKSPTQLLKDAGNEAVAILNHNVASAYLVPSELYEKMMDIIDDYYLAKEVEDRLSYKEEDLIEVNINDL
- a CDS encoding type II toxin-antitoxin system RelE family toxin; this encodes MKLILMTYKLKFIKESNKEWNKLTSTIKEQFQKKLKERLENPKVPKDKLNGYENIYKIKLRSVGYRLAYEVKDDEIVVLVLSVGKRENNAIYYNLKDRVE